One stretch of Armigeres subalbatus isolate Guangzhou_Male chromosome 2, GZ_Asu_2, whole genome shotgun sequence DNA includes these proteins:
- the LOC134215841 gene encoding LETM1 domain-containing protein 1, whose amino-acid sequence MSLTLLRNVCRQQHHIQKQTTLVYYRFCHQQEQKRNDGKVQQPQIEKEKLAVKYSRENVKRNVQGYVFSRFFDYVKNYDKVLEKKFPSAMHVYRVFLVGVKEFFNDMKKLVKITKIVYFHNNDLRCLTRKEIELYYQMPRDMKKVAPVLLVSALPFANYVVFPLAYMYPRTFLTPHFWSIQQKVDFAQLDLKQRLQYNRRVFRCMQAKLEVLRKNNDPLYEQFSNILGLLGSGLHPTSKDILDVKDLFSRPPFHLRCLSSVHLKYLCKLHDLNAGLMRRYRLSERSYIIHHMDLAIKREGGVHNMPIESLKHACFMRGLNAINLSTENMIDWLNEWVKVSLIIDQDNISLFLHLPILLSYNHPNNWILNH is encoded by the exons ATGTCACTGACTTTGTTGAGAAATGTGTGCCGGCAACAGCACCACATCCAGAAGCAAACGACTCTGGTTTACTATCGTTTTTGTCATCAACAGGAACAGAAAAGGAACGATGG AAAAGTACAACAACCGCAGATTGAAAAAGAAAAGCTGGCAGTCAAATACAGCCGAGAGAACGTAAAGCGAAATGTCCAGGGCTACGTGTTTTCCCGATTTTTCGACTACGTTAAGAATTATGACAAAGTCCTGGAGAAAAAGTTTCCTTCAGCGATGCACGTTTATCGTGTGTTTCTGGTTGGCGTGAAAGAATTCTTCAACGACATGAAAAAGCTAGTCAAGATCACCAAGATTGTGTACTTTCATAACAACGACCTGCGTTGTTTAACCCGGAAGGAAATCGAGCTGTACTATCAGATGCCCCGGGACATGAAGAAAGTTGCTCCAGTACTGCTGGTTTCTGCGCTGCCGTTTGCCAACTACGTCGTATTTCCATTAGC ATACATGTATCCGCGTACTTTTTTGACTCCTCATTTCTGGTCAATACAACAAAAAGTGGATTTCGCTCAACTAGATTTGAAGCAACGGTTACAATATAATCGACGAGTTTTCCGCTGCATGCAGGCGAAGTTAGAAGTTTTAAGGAAAAACAATGATCCATTGTACGAACAATTCAGTAACATCCTTGGGCTTCTCGGCAGTGGTTTACATCCAACTTCAAAAGACATTCTTGACGTTAAGGATCTTTTTTCAAGACCCCCCTTTCATTTGAGATGCCTGTCTTCAGTACATTTGAAATACTTGTGCAAACTCCATGATCTGAACGCGGGACTGATGCGAAGATACCGCTTATCCGAACGCTCGTACATCATACACCACATGGACTTGGCAATAAAACGGGAAGGCGGTGTACACAACATGCCAATAGAGTCATTAAAGCATGCGTGCTTCATGCGAGGCCTCAATGCAATAAACCTGAGCACAGAAAATATGATCGACTGGCTAAACGAATGGGTTAAAGTGTCCTTAATCATCGACCAAGACAACATTAGCCTGTTTCTGCATCTTCCGATCCTGCTCTCATACAACCACCCGAACAATTGGATACTCAACCATTAG